The genome window CCCTTGACCACGACGGAGATACCGCCGAAGTCAATGGCTGCATCCGGCGTATAGGCTGTCGGCGTGGCAGGCGGCGCGGGATTGATAACGGGTGGCACCGGCGGATTCGCGTTCGGTTCCGTCGTGATCACGCGGTAACCCATGTTGCCGGTCGCCGTGTCCGTTTCGAATTGCAGGCTGAAATTCTTGCCGATGTTCGGGCTGCCCGGAGTCACCGAGACCGTGCCGAACTGGGCAGTGCCCTTATTGGCCGACGCAGCGGTGCTGACATAGGCTTGCGAGCCGGGGTTGGCGCGGCCGAATACGTCGCTGCCGATGTCGCTGGTGGACAGCTGACGCGACTGATCCACCTGCACGGTGCGCTCACCAGTGGCACCGCTGTAGACGATCTTGCCGGTGGTGTCCTGGGAATAAGGCACCACACCGCCCTGGTAACCCGAAAACAGGTATTGACCGTTGCCGTCCGTGCTGTTGGCCAGACCCAGCAGCGCGTCGCGAGCGCTTTTGAGCGCGGTCGACAGGGCTTGGCGGTCGCTATCCGCGAACGTGCCGTTACCCGCTTGAATGACGCGGGTGCGCACGTCTTGCAGCGCGGTCGTGATCGAATCCAGCACGTTGCTTTCCTGACCCAGATTGGTCTTGGCCGTATTCCGGTTCAAGCCGTACGTGGAGTTCATGCTCTGCGTCTGCGCCACGCCGATCGACAACGAAGCCGACAAGGGGTCATCAGCCGGCGTCAGGAACTTGCGTCCGCTACCGACCTGTTCGACCAGGCGGTTCATGTCCGATTCCTGAGAGAGAACGCCGCTCAGGCCGTTCGAGTACATCATCGTGGTGCTCAGGCGCATGGTGCAACTCCGAAATTCTTTTTAGTAATCACAGTTCAACGGTCTGATCAGCCGCGCAGGCCCAACAGCGTGTCAAAGATGGTGCTGGCCACATCAATGATGCGGGCGCTGGCCTGGTACTGTTCTTGGTACAGCGACAGACTTACGTATTCTTCGTTCAGGTTGACGCCCGACACCGACTGCTGGGCTGCCGCCGTCTGTTTGATCAGGTTGACCTGCGCGGTGGCAGCCGATTTGACCTGGGCCGTCTGTACGCCCACGGTGTTCACGACCTGCGCGAACATGTCCGTGGTGCTCATCGTGCCGTGACCCAGCACCTTGGCGTTTTGCAGTTGCGCAAGCTTCAATGCGTTCTTGCCGTTGGCGTCGCCGCCGTCAGCGTCGGCGGCGGCAATCTTGGCCGGGTCCGAAATCAGAACATTGATGTCACGCGCAGCATTGCGGGTGGGTGACAGCGACCATTTGTCGCCGGCTTGCGGCGGCGCGTTGATCGTCAGCGTCACGCCCATTTCCGCGTCCATGTTCAGCGTCGCGTTGGGCGGAGTGCCGGTTGCCGGGCCGTTATAGACCTGCTGGCCTTCGGGCATACGAACCACTTGGTAGTTCGTGCCGTCAAAGGTGATGTCGTAGTCCTTGGCATTGATATTGGCCAAGGTGGTGAATTCACCGGAAATCTGCGCGTTGCTCTTGTTCTGTGCGTTCGGCACGCCTTGGGGCGTGGTGACGCTGAAGAAATCCGTGCCCGGAACGCCGCTTTGATCCAAACCCAGCTTGTGCTGTTCATTGAACGACATCGCCAGGCCGACCGCCATTTGGCCGAGCTGATTCTGCATGGTGTCCAGCGAAGACGCGCGGAATTGCAGCAGGCCGCCCAGCTTGCCGCCGGTCACGTCCGCGTCATTCATTTCGACCGCGATCGTCTTGCCGGAGCCTGCCGGCAGCGTGTAGGCCAGAACCGTGCGGCTCGTGTCCGACGACGAAGACACCGCTTGCAGCGGATAGATGGTCGAGCCGGACAGCAGCGATTGGCCGCCCTTGGTCAGCGAGATATTGATCTTGTCGCCCTGCTCGTAGGTCGTAATGCCCACGAGCTGGTTCAGTTCCATCACGGCCTGGTCGCGTTGATCCAGCAGGTCGTTCGGGGGGCTGCCGCCGGCCTTGCCGGTGGCCAGCGAAATCTGTTGGTTCAGATCGTCGATCCGGCCCAGATAGCTGTTGACCTGATCCACCGTCGTCGAGATCTGGGTGTTCAGACCTTCACGCTGGTTTTGCATTTCCGTGTAGGCCGAACGGATCTGGGTGGCCAGGCTATTGGCCTTGCCCAGCAAATCCTGGCGTGCAGCGGGGTCGGCGGGCTTGCTTGCCACCGTGTTCATGCTGGTGAAGAAATTGGTCAGGCCCGGAGCGATGCCCACCGTGCGGTCGGCGAACAGATTATTGATCTGGGAAACCTGGTCCAGCTGTGCTTGCAACTGGGCGCCACTGCCTTGCGCGCCGACCAGCTGCTTGTACAGAAAGCTGTCGTAACTGCGCTCGACGGTGTCGACTTGCACGCCGCGGCCGATGTATCCGTTGCTGGTGGCTTGCGCGCCCGCGGTGGACGTCATGACGCGCTGGCGGTTGTAGCCCACCGTGGTGGCATTGTTGATGTTGTGGCTGGTGGTGGCCAAACCTGCTTGAGCGGCGTTCAGCCCGCCCAATGCTGTTTTATACAAATTCATGCTGACAATGCCCCGTATGTAACCGCAACTGATATTTCTGGATACTCCTTTAACGGCAGGAGATCATCCAAATTTAGAGTCCTTCCAACATCTGGCGAGAAATTTCCACGTTGGATGCCGCGCCGCGCAGCTGACCCATGATGCCGATCAGTTTTTGGGCGTAACGCGGATCTGTCGCATAACCTGCATCCTGAATCTTGCGTGCTGCGTCGACTTCATTGCGCGCCGTCGTAACCGCCTCGTACCGAGGGCTGTTCCCAATCAAGCGGGCGTAGTCTGCAAACGATTCTTCGTAGGACGCATAGGCACGGAAAGGTTGCGTCACCTTTTTCGCGACGCCATCTTCGTACTCGGTAGTCATCACATTGACGACCTTGCCCTTCCAGCTGGAACCCGCCTTGATACCGAACAGGTTGTAGCTGGTGCTACCGTCGGCGTGCTTGATTTCGCGCTGGCCCCAACCCGATTCCAATGCCGCCTGACCCATGATCAGACGGGCAGGCACGCCGCTTTGCTGCGACGCCAGATTGGCTGCGCGCGACATCTTCGACACGAAACTGACCACGTGCTCCGGCGCGCCTTCCGCAGCAGCCAATGCCCGGTCGCTTGCACGGTTGTTGCGCATGACATTGAGCAACGCGGACACTTCCCGCGAACCGCCAGTGCGAAAATCCAGGTCGCCGCCCTGCCCGATTGCGCGGACGGCGTCGTCCGACACGTCAGCGGGCTTGCCCTGCTGCATTTGGGCCAGGATGGACTGCGACAAGCCGATACCGGGCGTGGCCAGGTGCAGCGCAAGCTGCTCATCCGCCATGGATTGCAGCATCTGCGTCTGCTGCGAGTCGAACAGCCCTTCTTTCGGCGTCGCCTCGCGCATGCGCTTGACCATCATCTGCAAGAACAGGGCCTCGAACTGTTTGGCCACCTGCTTTTGCTGCTCGGTGCCTTCAGGGTCCTTCTTGACGTCGCGCTTCAAGTCCGACAAGCGGCCCATGTCAAAAACAGAATCCTGGCGGGCGCCGCCGCGAGCCGCGTCATTGGTATATGCCATGGCCGTCAGATGATTTCCAGTTCAGCGCGCAAGGCGCCAGCGGTCTTCATTGCCTGAAGAATGGCCAGCAAATCCTGCGGCGTGGCGCCCAGGGCGTTCAGACCCTTGACCACATCTGCCAGATTGGCGCTGGTGCTCACGCGCTGCAGCGAACCATTGTCCTGGCGAACTTCGATCTGGGTATTGGGCACCACAACCGTCTGGCCTTCCGTGAAAGGCGTATCCGGCTGCGACACCTGATTCTGGCGATTGATGATGACCGACAAGTTGCCGTGCGCCACCGCAGCCTCTTCGATCATGACGGTACGGTTCATCACGACCGAACCGGTCCGCGCATTGATGATGACCTTGGCCACCGTGGGCGCGCGCGCCACTTGCAGGTCTTCAACCTGCGACAGGAATCGAGCCTGCGAAGACTGCTCCATGGGGGTGCGCACCTGCACCACACGGCCATCCAGCGCGGTCGCGGTGCCCTGGCCGAACTTGCGGTTCAGTGCGGTTGCCACGTTCTGCGCCGTGCCGAAGTCCGTATTGTTCAGCTCGACATGGATGTAGCCGTCGCGCGAGAACGTGGTGGGCACGCCGCGCTCGACGATGGCGCCCGCACTGATGCGGCCGCCGTTCAATTGGTTGATCTGCACGCTGGAGCCACCGGCGGAAGCGCCTGCGCCACCCACCAGGATGTTGCCTTGAGCAATGGCATAGACCTGACTGTCGGCGCCTTTTAGCGGCGTCATCAGCAAGGTGCCGCCGCGCAGACTCTTGGCGTTACCCATGGAAGACACCACCACGTCCAGCGTCTGGCCGGGCCGGGCAAATGCCGGCAAGGTGGTCGTGACCATGACTGCCGCCACGTTCTTCAGCTGCATGTTGCTGCCGGCGGGCACCGTGATGCCCAGTTGCGACAGCATATTGGTCAGGCTTTGCTGGGTAAACGGAGTCTGGCGCACCTGGTCGCCACTGCCGTCCAGGCCCACGACCAAGCCATAGCCGATCAGCTGATTGCCCCGCACGCCCTGGATAGAAGCCATATCCTTGAGCCGTTCGGCCTGCGCCGCGCCAGCGCCGGCCGCGAGTCCGACCGCTACGCAGACGCGCGCCAACAGGGACAGCAAGGCGGATATCGGAGTCGGTTGTTTCATGTTTAGAAC of Achromobacter seleniivolatilans contains these proteins:
- the flgL gene encoding flagellar hook-associated protein FlgL; the encoded protein is MRLSTTMMYSNGLSGVLSQESDMNRLVEQVGSGRKFLTPADDPLSASLSIGVAQTQSMNSTYGLNRNTAKTNLGQESNVLDSITTALQDVRTRVIQAGNGTFADSDRQALSTALKSARDALLGLANSTDGNGQYLFSGYQGGVVPYSQDTTGKIVYSGATGERTVQVDQSRQLSTSDIGSDVFGRANPGSQAYVSTAASANKGTAQFGTVSVTPGSPNIGKNFSLQFETDTATGNMGYRVITTEPNANPPVPPVINPAPPATPTAYTPDAAIDFGGISVVVKGTPQNGDVINVENIQTADVDMFNTLDSLIKVLDSPIAGDEVAMAKLTNELATANKKLASTYDNILTVSASVGARMNELEALDATGSQKGLSYSKSLSDLEDLDYYAGASQLALRQVALQAASAAFMTIQGSSLFSRK
- the flgK gene encoding flagellar hook-associated protein FlgK — encoded protein: MNLYKTALGGLNAAQAGLATTSHNINNATTVGYNRQRVMTSTAGAQATSNGYIGRGVQVDTVERSYDSFLYKQLVGAQGSGAQLQAQLDQVSQINNLFADRTVGIAPGLTNFFTSMNTVASKPADPAARQDLLGKANSLATQIRSAYTEMQNQREGLNTQISTTVDQVNSYLGRIDDLNQQISLATGKAGGSPPNDLLDQRDQAVMELNQLVGITTYEQGDKINISLTKGGQSLLSGSTIYPLQAVSSSSDTSRTVLAYTLPAGSGKTIAVEMNDADVTGGKLGGLLQFRASSLDTMQNQLGQMAVGLAMSFNEQHKLGLDQSGVPGTDFFSVTTPQGVPNAQNKSNAQISGEFTTLANINAKDYDITFDGTNYQVVRMPEGQQVYNGPATGTPPNATLNMDAEMGVTLTINAPPQAGDKWSLSPTRNAARDINVLISDPAKIAAADADGGDANGKNALKLAQLQNAKVLGHGTMSTTDMFAQVVNTVGVQTAQVKSAATAQVNLIKQTAAAQQSVSGVNLNEEYVSLSLYQEQYQASARIIDVASTIFDTLLGLRG
- the flgJ gene encoding flagellar assembly peptidoglycan hydrolase FlgJ; the encoded protein is MAYTNDAARGGARQDSVFDMGRLSDLKRDVKKDPEGTEQQKQVAKQFEALFLQMMVKRMREATPKEGLFDSQQTQMLQSMADEQLALHLATPGIGLSQSILAQMQQGKPADVSDDAVRAIGQGGDLDFRTGGSREVSALLNVMRNNRASDRALAAAEGAPEHVVSFVSKMSRAANLASQQSGVPARLIMGQAALESGWGQREIKHADGSTSYNLFGIKAGSSWKGKVVNVMTTEYEDGVAKKVTQPFRAYASYEESFADYARLIGNSPRYEAVTTARNEVDAARKIQDAGYATDPRYAQKLIGIMGQLRGAASNVEISRQMLEGL
- a CDS encoding flagellar basal body P-ring protein FlgI; amino-acid sequence: MKQPTPISALLSLLARVCVAVGLAAGAGAAQAERLKDMASIQGVRGNQLIGYGLVVGLDGSGDQVRQTPFTQQSLTNMLSQLGITVPAGSNMQLKNVAAVMVTTTLPAFARPGQTLDVVVSSMGNAKSLRGGTLLMTPLKGADSQVYAIAQGNILVGGAGASAGGSSVQINQLNGGRISAGAIVERGVPTTFSRDGYIHVELNNTDFGTAQNVATALNRKFGQGTATALDGRVVQVRTPMEQSSQARFLSQVEDLQVARAPTVAKVIINARTGSVVMNRTVMIEEAAVAHGNLSVIINRQNQVSQPDTPFTEGQTVVVPNTQIEVRQDNGSLQRVSTSANLADVVKGLNALGATPQDLLAILQAMKTAGALRAELEII